The following proteins are encoded in a genomic region of Clostridium kluyveri:
- a CDS encoding type 1 glutamine amidotransferase produces the protein MELNICHLYPDLLNVYGDLGNILILKYRAQKRGINVNIFNISLGDPFDESKYDIAFFGGGQDYEQSIVSEDLVKNKREGILNYIENENVFLSICGGYQLLGKYYSTPQGEKLSGLNVLDIYTESGNKRFIGNTVIYNERFNETYVGFENHSGRTYIGGLEPLGKVIVGYGNNGEDGYEGCIYKNCFCTYFHGSLLSKNPELADRFISIALTKKYGTVTLEPLDDELEIHAKNFIITRETRRKS, from the coding sequence ATGGAATTGAATATATGTCACCTATATCCTGATTTACTAAATGTATACGGGGATTTAGGAAATATACTTATTTTAAAATACAGGGCACAAAAAAGAGGCATAAATGTAAACATATTTAACATATCGTTAGGAGATCCTTTTGATGAATCTAAATACGATATAGCTTTTTTTGGAGGCGGTCAAGATTATGAACAATCCATAGTATCTGAGGATCTAGTTAAAAATAAAAGGGAAGGCATTTTAAATTACATTGAAAATGAAAATGTATTTTTATCGATTTGTGGAGGATACCAGCTTTTAGGAAAGTATTATTCTACTCCTCAAGGTGAAAAACTTTCCGGCCTTAATGTACTGGATATTTACACTGAAAGCGGTAATAAAAGATTTATAGGAAATACGGTAATATATAATGAACGGTTTAATGAAACCTATGTGGGTTTTGAAAACCATTCTGGAAGAACTTATATTGGAGGCTTAGAGCCTCTTGGAAAAGTAATTGTAGGCTATGGAAATAATGGTGAAGACGGTTATGAAGGGTGCATATATAAAAATTGTTTTTGTACATATTTTCATGGTTCTCTTCTTTCTAAAAATCCAGAATTGGCAGATAGATTCATAAGTATAGCCCTTACAAAAAAATATGGTACCGTAACACTGGAACCTTTAGATGATGAATTGGAAATACATGCTAAAAATTTTATAATAACAAGGGAAACCAGGAGAAAATCATAA
- a CDS encoding Mur ligase family protein, translated as MCKININSFFSIIICKIVIKLSKILFKGGSNFPGKVALKLDKNILKTVCNNYKIIIITGTNGKTTTTSMIYNILKDAKKCVITNNTGANMLTGIVSCFVENYSFKKCCSTKYAVIECDEANIPLFTSHVIPEIITVTNLFRDQLDRYGEVYSTLNKIIQGIEKVPLSNLVLNGDESLLGDLNLPNRTIYYGFNCSLTKGKTVSLNSDAKFCKKCKSPYMYNFLTYNHLGDYYCPDCGYKRPELDYTLDEIKEQTPEGSLVIINGKEYYINQPGTYNMYNALCAYSVAVVCDIPISNIYNSLKNQKSSFGRHENIKIGDKQVKIILVKNPAGYDQAINTLSLDNRTFNLVVLLNDNYADGRDVSWIWDVNFEKLSSLNIDKIMISGIRPYDMAVRLKIAGLPDKNFIISETYESLTEEIKNCKLNTVYVLATYTAMINFRKFLNFKGYIKKFW; from the coding sequence GTGTGCAAGATTAATATAAATTCTTTTTTTAGTATTATTATTTGCAAAATTGTAATAAAATTATCAAAAATTTTATTTAAAGGGGGAAGTAATTTTCCTGGAAAAGTTGCATTAAAATTAGATAAAAATATTTTAAAAACTGTATGTAATAACTATAAAATTATAATTATCACCGGTACAAATGGTAAAACTACAACTACAAGCATGATATATAATATACTAAAAGATGCAAAAAAATGTGTAATTACAAATAACACAGGAGCTAACATGCTTACAGGAATAGTATCCTGCTTTGTAGAAAATTACTCATTTAAAAAATGCTGCAGCACAAAATATGCAGTAATAGAGTGTGACGAGGCAAATATACCCCTATTCACAAGCCATGTAATACCAGAGATTATAACTGTTACTAACTTATTTAGAGATCAACTGGACAGATACGGTGAGGTTTACTCCACATTAAACAAAATTATCCAGGGAATTGAAAAAGTTCCCCTTTCAAATTTAGTTTTAAATGGTGATGAATCTCTGCTTGGCGATTTAAATCTACCAAATAGAACTATTTATTATGGATTTAATTGTTCTCTTACTAAAGGTAAAACAGTATCCCTTAATTCTGATGCGAAGTTCTGCAAAAAGTGTAAAAGTCCTTACATGTATAATTTTCTTACATACAATCATTTAGGAGATTACTATTGCCCTGACTGTGGATATAAACGTCCTGAATTAGACTATACTTTAGATGAAATAAAGGAACAGACCCCAGAGGGTTCTCTTGTAATTATAAATGGAAAAGAATATTATATAAATCAACCTGGTACATATAATATGTACAATGCTCTGTGTGCATACTCTGTAGCTGTGGTATGTGATATACCTATTTCTAATATATACAATTCCCTAAAAAATCAAAAAAGTAGTTTTGGGAGACATGAAAACATAAAGATAGGGGATAAACAAGTTAAGATAATTTTGGTGAAAAATCCTGCAGGCTATGATCAGGCTATAAATACCCTAAGTCTCGACAACAGAACCTTCAATCTAGTAGTACTTTTAAATGACAATTATGCAGATGGGAGAGATGTTTCCTGGATATGGGATGTTAATTTTGAAAAACTATCCTCTTTAAATATAGATAAGATAATGATTTCCGGTATAAGACCTTATGATATGGCTGTAAGATTAAAAATCGCCGGCCTGCCAGATAAGAACTTTATAATCTCCGAGACCTATGAATCTCTTACTGAAGAAATAAAAAATTGCAAATTGAACACAGTATATGTACTCGCTACTTATACTGCCATGATAAACTTCAGAAAATTTCTCAATTTCAAAGGTTATATTAAAAAATTTTGGTAA